A region from the Vulpes lagopus strain Blue_001 chromosome 5, ASM1834538v1, whole genome shotgun sequence genome encodes:
- the LOC121490516 gene encoding U6 snRNA-associated Sm-like protein LSm3, whose product MADDVDQQQTTNTVEEPLDLIRLSLDERIYVKMRNDLELRGRLHAYDQHLNMILGDVEETVSTIEIDEETYEEIYKSTKRNILMLFVWGDSVVLVAPPLRVG is encoded by the coding sequence ATGGCAGACGACGTGGACCAGCAACAAACTACCAACACTGTAGAAGAGCCCCTGGATCTCATCAGGCTCAGCCTGGATGAACGAATTTatgtgaaaatgagaaatgacCTAGAGCTTCGAGGCAGATTACATGCTTATGATCAGCATTTAAATATGATATTGGGAGATGTGGAAGAAACTGTGTCTACTATAGAAATTGATGAAGAAACATATGAAGAGATATATAAATCAACAAAACGGAATATTCTGATGCTTTTTGTCTGGGGAGATAGTGTTGTACTAGTTGCTCCTCCATTAAGAGTTGGCtaa